One genomic region from Augochlora pura isolate Apur16 chromosome 7, APUR_v2.2.1, whole genome shotgun sequence encodes:
- the LOC144472930 gene encoding exopolyphosphatase PRUNE1-like, with protein MDCLEFLTSSKKVLPHLSQYRRICVVLGNSTCDLDSAVCALVQGLYEYLDIKLGLGTGQVVIPLMNIPRKEYRVKTEVKYFFERYHISPDLLTFRDEIDLKELKNNKAITLNVVLVDCHTLSEADDFLKDSVIKVIDHRPRDPTWPWPNRDVYIETVGSCATLVAKNFLDKYLQFVNTHIATLLRGPILIDTCNMSKEAKRATPTDIQILEQLECIAHSIRDRDTEYHDLIEAKNDVSELTVDDLLIRDVKVVAGVPVVGFPILVQKFIEFHKVFDAIYNFAKARKSRIVFLLGMQVESNKISRDIAIFSLSPSEDSKTYSYASPAERYFHADFEELRMIMFLSDDPDLELYDGNTLFDIDGKYEMLYFKQGNLSISRKQIIPLVQNMMKHLSKLHEEFN; from the exons atggATTGCCTGGAGTTTCTTACGTCATCCAAGAAAGTCTTG CCACATCTATCGCAATACCGTAGAATCTGCGTTGTATTGGGTAACAGCACATGCGATTTGGATTCCGCGGTATGTGCACTAGTTCAGGGATTATACGAATATTTGGATATAAAACTTGGATTAGGAACAGGTCAAGTTGTAATTCCGTTGATGAATATACCGCGGAAAGAATATCGCGTTAAAACGGAAGTGAAGTATTTTTTTGAACGTTACCACATTTCTCCGGATTTATTAACGTTTCG AGATGAAATAGActtgaaagaattaaagaacaataaaGCTATAACTTTGAATGTCGTACTTGTTGATTGTCACACTCTTTCCGAAGCAGACGATTTTCTAAAAGACTCTGTAATCAAAGTAATCGATCATCGACCACGAGATCCGACCTGGCCGTGGCCTAATAGAGATGTTTACATAGAGACTGTAGGAAGTTGCGCGACCTTGGTAGCAAAGAATTTCCttgacaaatatttacagtttGTAAACACGCACATCGCGACTCTTCTGCGGG GTCCTATCTTGATCGACACATGTAACATGTCAAAAGAGGCCAAACGCGCCACTCCAACCGACATTCAAATATTAGAACAACTCGAATGTATAGCTCATTCAATTCGCGATCGAGACACTGAATACCATGATCTTATCGAAGCAAAAAACGATGTTAGTGAATTGACGGTCGATGATCTATTAATCAGAGACGTGAAGGTGGTCGCAGGAGTGCCGGTCGTTGGATTCCCCATACTAGTTCAA AAGTTCATTGAGTTTCATAAAGTGTTTGATGCCATTTACAATTTCGCCAAGGCCAGAAAATCTAGGATCGTTTTCTTACTTGGCATGCAAgttgaatcgaataaaatcagtAGAGATATTGCTATCttttctctatctccctcCGAAGATAGTAAAACATATTCTTATGCAAGCCCAGCAGAACGATATTTTCACGCAGATTTTGAAGAG CTAAGGATGATCATGTTTTTATCTGACGACCCGGATCTTGAATTATATGATGGAAACACGTTATTTGATATTGATGGGAAATATGAAATGCTGTATTTCAAGCAGGGAAATTTAAGCATTTCACGAAAACAAATAATACCGCTCGTACAAAACATGATGAAGCATCTTTCGAAACTACATGAAGAATTCAATTAG